A region from the Paenarthrobacter aurescens genome encodes:
- a CDS encoding ABC transporter substrate-binding protein, with amino-acid sequence MKNPVPMTLTRRGLGGLAAGVGVALALSACGGSPLATPSTSAPSGSAAAGGSLVVGSADFPESQVIAEIYVGALNAAGLTATSKPNIGSREIYFKAVQDGSVDLVPDYSGNLLSYVDTEAKEVSAEDVYKALPGKLPDGLAVLEPAKAESKDAMVVTKATAEKYQLKSIEDLAKVCKDFTMAAPATFETRAYGFPGLKANYGCELKGLQPFNDGGGNLTLQALLEDKVQVADIYTTTPSIADNDLVVLEDPKNNFKAQQVLPLVKEAKMTDKAKEALNNVSKILTTEDLINLNRAVSGDQKQAPKDAAAAWLKDKGIVK; translated from the coding sequence ATGAAAAATCCCGTCCCCATGACCCTTACGCGCCGTGGTCTCGGTGGCCTTGCCGCTGGAGTGGGTGTGGCCCTTGCACTGAGCGCGTGCGGCGGCAGTCCGTTGGCCACTCCGTCCACTTCCGCACCCAGCGGCTCTGCCGCTGCCGGTGGTTCGCTGGTGGTTGGTTCGGCAGACTTCCCGGAGAGCCAGGTCATCGCAGAGATTTATGTCGGCGCCCTCAACGCCGCTGGTCTTACTGCCACTTCCAAGCCGAACATCGGCTCGCGTGAAATCTACTTCAAGGCTGTCCAGGACGGCTCCGTTGATCTGGTCCCTGACTACTCCGGCAACCTCCTGTCCTATGTGGATACGGAAGCCAAGGAGGTTTCCGCGGAGGATGTTTACAAGGCGCTTCCGGGCAAGCTGCCGGATGGCCTTGCAGTCCTGGAGCCTGCCAAGGCCGAATCCAAGGACGCCATGGTGGTTACCAAGGCAACGGCTGAGAAGTACCAGTTGAAGTCCATTGAGGATCTTGCCAAGGTCTGCAAGGACTTCACCATGGCCGCGCCGGCTACTTTCGAAACCCGTGCCTATGGCTTCCCGGGCCTGAAGGCCAATTACGGCTGTGAGCTCAAGGGCCTGCAGCCGTTCAACGACGGCGGCGGCAACCTGACGCTGCAGGCACTCCTTGAGGACAAGGTGCAGGTGGCGGACATCTACACCACCACGCCGTCCATTGCGGACAACGACCTCGTGGTCTTGGAAGACCCCAAGAACAACTTCAAGGCCCAGCAGGTTCTGCCGCTGGTCAAGGAGGCCAAGATGACGGACAAGGCAAAGGAAGCGCTGAACAACGTCTCCAAGATCCTCACCACTGAAGACCTCATCAACCTGAACAGGGCCGTCAGTGGCGATCAGAAGCAGGCCCCCAAGGATGCAGCAGCAGCCTGGTTGAAGGACAAGGGCATCGTCAAGTAG